One window of the Candidatus Kaelpia imicola genome contains the following:
- the nadA gene encoding quinolinate synthase NadA — translation MNLVERIRELKKQKRAVILAHNYQLPEIQDAADYLGDSLGLSIKASETDADIIVFCGVKFMAQTAKMLSPDKLVLLPDIDAGCPMADMITASELETLKFTHPDAKVLCYVNTSAEVKAYSDICCTSANSVKIVRKAFLKEDEVIFVPDKNLALYTKRETGRDFIIWDGYCPIHADITEENVERARREHPDADLIVHPECSPEVIDLADGVYSTSGMSRYVKESDKESFIIGTEVGMLYRLKEDNPQKEFYPLSEKAVCLDMKKITLERLLSSLEDESGSIELEVEIVERAKGSIDRMLKYR, via the coding sequence GTGAATTTAGTAGAGAGAATAAGAGAGTTAAAAAAGCAGAAGAGAGCGGTAATACTTGCCCATAACTACCAGCTGCCTGAGATTCAGGATGCTGCAGACTATCTGGGCGACTCTTTAGGTTTAAGCATCAAGGCCTCTGAAACAGATGCTGATATTATAGTCTTCTGCGGGGTTAAGTTCATGGCTCAGACAGCCAAGATGTTATCTCCCGATAAATTAGTTCTCTTACCCGATATCGATGCCGGCTGCCCTATGGCTGATATGATAACAGCTTCTGAGTTAGAAACTCTTAAGTTTACTCACCCGGATGCTAAAGTACTCTGTTACGTAAATACCTCTGCGGAGGTAAAAGCCTACTCCGATATCTGCTGTACATCCGCAAACTCTGTTAAGATAGTCAGGAAGGCTTTTCTAAAAGAGGATGAGGTGATATTTGTCCCGGATAAGAATCTTGCTTTATATACTAAAAGAGAGACCGGGCGTGACTTTATCATTTGGGATGGATATTGTCCTATCCACGCAGATATAACTGAAGAGAATGTAGAGAGAGCCAGGAGAGAACATCCGGATGCTGATTTAATTGTTCACCCTGAATGCAGCCCCGAAGTGATAGATTTAGCAGACGGAGTCTACTCTACGTCCGGCATGTCAAGATATGTGAAAGAATCAGATAAAGAAAGCTTTATTATCGGTACTGAAGTAGGAATGCTGTATAGATTAAAAGAGGATAATCCTCAGAAGGAGTTCTATCCTTTATCGGAGAAGGCGGTATGTCTGGATATGAAAAAGATTACCTTAGAGAGACTGCTCAGCTCTTTAGAAGATGAGTCGGGGAGTATAGAATTGGAAGTAGAGATAGTAGAGAGAGCAAAAGGCAGTATCGACAGGATGTTAAAATATAGATAG